A window of Fusarium musae strain F31 chromosome 1, whole genome shotgun sequence genomic DNA:
TATATGAACTCATTAAGACACCTTAATATCCTAATGCACTTATCACAAGATAACCGAGTTCCCCTTGTTAACCTAAACCTTCACTTTAACAGCCTGTATCCTATTGCCGAAGCTAAAAAGcttggaagatggagaaaagtACATGATATGAGTTGATTGGAGATTGCTTATTGTCAAGTTACTTGTATTACATCCCTCGAGACAAGCCATCACGCCATCGCTACTAGAGAAAAACCTATCGCTCGTCTTTATCCAAGCTTACTATATCACATCATATAACAAGCGAGCGAAGCTATCGACAGCCGGCTGCCCGTAGTTTGACGTGCTTTGCCCGGGATATCACGTGACTCATAACGTCACCTCTTGTTCCGTCGCGATTTCGGAATACCTGGATACGCCCACTTCTCCACCTAGCTCTTCAGACGATACCAGCAACAACCTCTCATTCTCTATTCCTGGCCAATTGACCTTCAATTGACCTCATAATCAAGTCAAGATGTTCGCCCGATCTGCATTCCGCGCTGCTCAGCCTTTGAGGGTACGTTTTTCCTTGTCACGCGCATTTGCGCCCCTCCATCATGGTCTCTGTTTCGGATTATCAATCATAACTACATCATTCTCAATTGCTCGTCGCGAAGCTTAACTAACTTACTCTCTAGTCTGTTCGTCGATATGCCACCGAGGCTGGAGGTGCTGGAGGATCCAATGCTCTTCTCTACGGCGCTGGAGCTGCTGCCGTTGGAGCTGCTGGTTACTGGTACTTCAGCAAGGGCGGAGCTCCCTCTGCTGCggccgctgctgctgaggtgAAGCAGgccgttggtgttgagccaAAGAAGGCCTTCACCGGTGGTGACCAGGGTTTCGTTTCCCTCAAGCTTTCagaggttgagcttgtcaaccACAACACCAAGCGTCTACGCTTTGAGCTTCCCGAGCCCGATCAAGTCTCTGGTCTGCACGTTGCCAGCGCCATTCTTACAAAGTACAAGGgccctgaagatgagaaggctACTCTCCGACCCTACACCCCTATCAGCGATGAAAGTATGTAGCTGAATGAGACCTCTTTGGCACAACGACTGACGATTGCAGATGAGAAGGGTTTCATCGACTTGCTCGTTAAGAAGTACCCCAATGGTCCTATGAGCACACATCTCCACAACCTTGTTCCCGGCCAGCGCCTCGACATCAAGGGTCCTCTGCCTAAGTACACCTGGGAGGAGAACAAGCACGACCACATTGCCCTTATTGCCGGTGGTACTGGCATCACCCCCATGTACCAGCTCGCTCGCGCTATTTTCAACAACCCCAACGACAAGACTAAGGTCACCCTTGTGTTCGGCAACGTCTCCGAGCAGGACATCCTTCTGAAGAAGGAGTTTGAGCACCTCGAGAACACATTTCCCCAACGTTTCCGTGCTTTCTACGTCCTCGACAACCCCCCCAAGGAGTGGGTCGGAAACAGTGGCTACATCTCCAAGGAGCTCCTCAAGACTGTTCTCCCTGAGCCCAAGAacgagaacatcaagctgTTTGTATGCGGCCCTCCCGGCCTCATGAACGCCATCTCCGGAAACAAGGTCAGCCCCAAGAACCAGGGTGAGCTGACCGGTGCCCTTAAGGAGCTTGGCTACAAGGAGGACCAAGTGTACAAGTTCTAAGCGAATGACGCGCATGTAATGATAGAATTGAATGATGGCGACAAAGCATAAAGAGAACAGTGTAAGATCTGCTATAGAAGCGATATAGACGACGGGATGCCGTCTAGAATTGATAAAGTCAATCTACATTTCGATTTTGGGCATGCTCTAGGGGGGAAATGTACTTAGGCATAAACACATACTGCCCGATCCCAGCCCATAGACTTATGATAAGATCACTAAGCCTTCTGGCAAGGACGCTCAACTTATGTTAATAGTCCCAAGCTTATGATGCCATACTTCTtagatatttaaaaaaggGCAGGTAAATTCCCGGTCGACGGACAGGCAACTATGTCCCGTCATGTGGCCTATAGAGAAACACAGCATAATTCACATCGCAATCTCTTAATGAGATGGCACGAAAACTCGCTAATCAGTGTCAAATTTGAGCATAAATAGCTGTATAATTCCTAATTCCAGAGCCAAGACAGCTTAATCCGAAAGGCTATCAATGGCATTGTT
This region includes:
- the MCR1 gene encoding NADH-cytochrome b5 reductase, with translation MFARSAFRAAQPLRSVRRYATEAGGAGGSNALLYGAGAAAVGAAGYWYFSKGGAPSAAAAAAEVKQAVGVEPKKAFTGGDQGFVSLKLSEVELVNHNTKRLRFELPEPDQVSGLHVASAILTKYKGPEDEKATLRPYTPISDENEKGFIDLLVKKYPNGPMSTHLHNLVPGQRLDIKGPLPKYTWEENKHDHIALIAGGTGITPMYQLARAIFNNPNDKTKVTLVFGNVSEQDILLKKEFEHLENTFPQRFRAFYVLDNPPKEWVGNSGYISKELLKTVLPEPKNENIKLFVCGPPGLMNAISGNKVSPKNQGELTGALKELGYKEDQVYKF